A region of Pseudarthrobacter sp. NIBRBAC000502770 DNA encodes the following proteins:
- a CDS encoding agmatine/peptidylarginine deiminase, with protein sequence MAFIYSTATEGSAAPGHVHTGPAGRMPAEWEPHQRTWMAFPPPNDTFGPVGSSTLDRARAAWSKVARVIARYEPVTVIADPRDATPAREWLGQGIDVLEIPLDDAWLRDSGPTFVHSADGSLAAVDWIFNGWGAQHWAAWSKDQNVARSVAAGIDVPVRPSSLVNEGGGFHVDGEGTVLLTETVQLDPGRNPGATKESVEAEVHAALGTTKAIWLPRGLTRDYDEFGTRGHVDIVAAFGGPGTILLHRQDDPAHPDHAVYLQLKAVLGGQLDAQGRPLRIIDVPAPTTLKDGEGWVDWSYINHYVANDVVVLCAFDDPNDAIAAGILERTYPGRTVELVDARDIFAFGGGIHCITQQQPAPKEEAA encoded by the coding sequence ATGGCATTCATTTATTCGACCGCAACCGAGGGCAGTGCTGCCCCCGGCCATGTCCATACCGGGCCCGCGGGCCGCATGCCCGCAGAGTGGGAGCCCCACCAGCGGACGTGGATGGCTTTCCCGCCGCCCAACGACACCTTCGGCCCTGTGGGAAGCTCCACTTTGGACCGGGCGCGGGCCGCGTGGAGCAAGGTGGCCCGGGTCATCGCCCGCTATGAGCCCGTCACTGTCATCGCCGATCCACGGGATGCCACTCCCGCGCGGGAATGGCTCGGCCAGGGCATCGACGTCCTGGAGATTCCGCTGGACGACGCCTGGCTGCGTGACAGCGGCCCCACCTTCGTTCACTCGGCGGACGGCTCGCTGGCCGCCGTCGACTGGATCTTCAACGGCTGGGGCGCGCAGCACTGGGCCGCCTGGTCCAAGGACCAAAACGTTGCCCGAAGCGTGGCAGCCGGCATCGATGTGCCGGTGCGGCCGAGCTCCCTGGTGAACGAGGGCGGCGGATTCCACGTGGACGGCGAAGGCACCGTGCTGTTGACCGAGACGGTCCAGCTCGATCCCGGCCGCAACCCTGGCGCCACCAAGGAATCGGTCGAGGCGGAAGTCCACGCGGCCCTGGGCACCACCAAGGCCATCTGGCTTCCGCGCGGCCTCACCCGGGACTACGACGAATTCGGCACCCGCGGCCACGTGGACATTGTCGCCGCCTTTGGCGGGCCCGGCACCATCCTGTTGCACCGGCAGGACGATCCTGCCCATCCCGACCACGCGGTCTATCTTCAGCTGAAAGCCGTCCTCGGAGGCCAGCTGGATGCCCAGGGGCGGCCCCTGCGGATTATCGACGTTCCGGCCCCCACCACGCTCAAGGACGGCGAAGGGTGGGTGGACTGGTCCTACATCAACCACTACGTGGCCAACGACGTGGTGGTGCTCTGCGCCTTCGATGACCCCAACGACGCCATCGCCGCCGGCATCCTGGAACGTACCTACCCCGGACGAACCGTGGAACTGGTGGACGCCCGGGACATCTTCGCCTTTGGCGGTGGCATCCACTGCATCACCCAGCAGCAGCCGGCCCCGAAGGAGGAGGCCGCGTGA
- a CDS encoding alpha/beta fold hydrolase, translating into MDIILVPGFWLDASSWAEVTPALEAAGHRPHPLTLPGLESVDSSRAGIGLQDHIDAVVQAVDAMGGRVVLVGHSGGGAIIHGAVDARPDKVQRAIYVDSGPLGEGGVINDELPAEGDDIPLPPWESFDDADLVDLDDGLRQAFRARAIPEPRGVAYGKQQLHDEGRYDVPATVIACEFPSAMIREWVAAGHPFVSELAKVHDVEYIDLPTGHWPQFTKPEQLAQAILAAVDRTNTSRV; encoded by the coding sequence ATGGACATCATCCTGGTACCCGGCTTCTGGTTGGACGCTTCATCATGGGCGGAGGTAACACCTGCTCTGGAGGCAGCGGGCCACCGGCCCCACCCCCTGACCCTGCCCGGACTGGAATCCGTGGACTCCAGCCGGGCCGGAATAGGGCTGCAGGACCACATTGATGCCGTGGTCCAGGCCGTCGACGCCATGGGCGGCAGGGTGGTCCTGGTGGGGCATTCGGGAGGTGGCGCAATCATCCACGGGGCCGTCGACGCACGGCCGGACAAGGTGCAGCGCGCCATCTATGTGGACAGCGGCCCACTGGGCGAAGGGGGTGTGATCAATGACGAACTGCCCGCCGAGGGTGACGACATTCCCCTTCCGCCCTGGGAAAGCTTCGACGACGCCGACCTGGTGGACCTGGACGACGGGCTTCGCCAGGCCTTCCGTGCCCGTGCCATTCCGGAGCCCCGGGGCGTGGCGTACGGCAAGCAGCAACTGCATGATGAAGGCCGCTACGACGTACCCGCCACCGTGATCGCGTGCGAGTTTCCGTCCGCCATGATCCGTGAATGGGTCGCGGCCGGGCACCCGTTCGTCTCCGAGCTGGCCAAGGTCCATGACGTGGAGTACATCGACCTGCCCACAGGGCACTGGCCCCAATTCACCAAGCCGGAGCAACTGGCGCAGGCCATCCTGGCGGCCGTTGACCGCACCAACACCTCCCGGGTCTGA
- the rsgA gene encoding ribosome small subunit-dependent GTPase A produces MHIPSGNALDNPGINTPSTAEGPFAYGYTPAVARHFAAHPNPEATGTGRVVRVDRTLLLVAVADGLLHLPYPLTGDQPVTGDWVWIGPNRAGGRQILAVLPRRSELSRKRAFEDSSAEQVLAANMDTVGVVVPVDRPLTHNRLERTLVAVWDSGATPLVIITKADLAQVADDVVGKVILQAAGVDVVTTSAGNGSGIDELMSRIPARGTIVLLGPSGAGKSTLINALVGREVQQTGEVRSGDFKGKHTTTARELVPLSNGTVLMDTPGVRGFGLFDAGEGLGSMFGDVEELAAGCRFADCSHGTEPGCAVRDAIDRGVLEERRWNSYLKMQRELAALARRSDVAAQRAYHREWQQKVVSAGKSQRSAEREAFERGSRNAGKGRNRKR; encoded by the coding sequence GTGCATATTCCTTCAGGCAACGCCCTGGACAACCCTGGCATCAACACCCCTTCAACAGCCGAGGGCCCCTTCGCCTACGGCTACACGCCCGCCGTCGCCCGCCATTTCGCCGCGCACCCCAACCCCGAGGCCACCGGCACCGGCCGGGTGGTGCGCGTGGACCGAACGCTGCTGCTGGTGGCCGTCGCTGACGGTCTGCTCCACCTGCCATACCCGCTGACCGGCGACCAGCCCGTTACCGGCGACTGGGTCTGGATCGGCCCCAACCGCGCCGGCGGACGGCAGATCCTGGCTGTCCTGCCCCGCCGGTCCGAGCTCAGCCGCAAACGTGCCTTCGAGGACTCGTCGGCCGAGCAGGTCCTTGCCGCCAACATGGACACGGTTGGCGTGGTGGTGCCCGTGGACCGGCCGCTCACCCACAACCGGCTGGAACGGACCCTGGTGGCGGTATGGGACTCGGGTGCCACTCCCCTGGTGATCATCACCAAGGCCGACCTTGCGCAGGTGGCGGACGACGTCGTCGGGAAGGTCATCCTGCAGGCGGCCGGCGTGGACGTGGTGACCACCTCAGCCGGGAACGGCAGCGGGATCGACGAACTGATGTCCCGCATCCCCGCCCGTGGCACCATCGTGCTCCTGGGTCCGTCCGGCGCGGGCAAATCCACCTTGATCAATGCCCTGGTGGGCCGCGAGGTCCAGCAGACCGGGGAGGTGCGGTCCGGCGACTTCAAGGGCAAGCACACCACCACCGCCCGCGAACTGGTGCCGCTGTCCAACGGTACGGTGCTGATGGACACCCCAGGGGTCCGCGGTTTCGGGCTGTTCGACGCCGGCGAAGGCCTGGGCAGCATGTTCGGCGATGTGGAGGAGCTGGCTGCCGGCTGCCGGTTTGCGGACTGCTCGCACGGAACTGAGCCAGGGTGCGCGGTCCGGGACGCAATTGACAGGGGCGTCCTGGAGGAGCGGCGCTGGAATTCGTACCTGAAGATGCAGCGTGAACTCGCAGCCCTGGCCCGCCGCTCCGACGTTGCTGCCCAGCGCGCATACCACCGGGAGTGGCAGCAGAAGGTGGTGTCTGCGGGAAAGTCTCAGCGCTCCGCTGAGCGCGAGGCCTTCGAACGCGGCAGCCGGAACGCCGGGAAAGGCCGGAACCGGAAGCGGTAG
- a CDS encoding amidase: MNLVEEQKPVPAVRSFNVVEAGISRLRSALESGQVTSEELVELYLERILKYDSSGICLNAMVVMNPEAVAEAQASDRRRAAGFTLGPLDGIPYTAKDSYQVRGLTVAAGSPAFKDLVAQRDAFTIGRLRAGGAILIGLTNMPPMANGGMQRGVYGRAESPYNADYLTAAFASGSSNGSGTATAASFAAFGLAEETWSSGRAPASNNALCAYTPSRGVISVRGNWPLVPTMDVVVPHTRTVADMLEVLDVVVADDTNPRGDFWRVQPWIPVPKASSVRPPSYVSLGVPDAAAAAGVLAGKRLGVPRMYINADPQAGTADAPGIGGPTGQRIETRASIIALWEAARRDLEAAGAEVIEVDFPVVSNYEGDRPGAPTIATRGLVSPAYLRREIVDLSAWAWNDFLEANGDPQLNRLADVDGSAIFPAPDGALPDRYDGFDDDIADYPAWIREHGVPDLAHIPHLPTGLAGLEETRRVDLEAWMDRLGLDAVVFPAAADVAPADADTNPASADTAWRNGVWVSNGNLVPRHLGIPTVTVPMGLATDIAMPVGLTIAGKAYSDTDLLRLAAAFEATGNRRMPPPRTTPAGESD, from the coding sequence GTGAACCTGGTTGAGGAGCAGAAGCCCGTGCCCGCAGTCCGCTCATTCAACGTCGTCGAGGCCGGCATCAGCCGGCTGCGTTCCGCGCTCGAGTCGGGCCAGGTCACCAGCGAGGAGCTGGTGGAGCTGTACCTGGAGCGAATCCTAAAATATGACTCATCAGGCATATGCCTAAATGCCATGGTGGTCATGAACCCGGAGGCCGTCGCTGAAGCGCAGGCGTCCGACCGGCGCCGGGCCGCCGGCTTCACGCTGGGCCCTCTGGACGGCATCCCCTACACGGCGAAGGACAGCTACCAGGTCCGCGGCCTCACCGTGGCCGCCGGCTCCCCGGCGTTCAAGGACCTGGTGGCGCAGCGCGACGCCTTCACCATTGGACGGCTCCGGGCCGGCGGCGCAATCCTGATCGGTCTTACCAACATGCCTCCCATGGCCAACGGCGGGATGCAGCGCGGGGTCTACGGCCGGGCGGAAAGCCCCTACAACGCGGACTACCTCACGGCCGCATTCGCGTCGGGTTCATCCAACGGCTCCGGGACCGCCACCGCCGCCAGCTTCGCGGCGTTCGGCCTCGCGGAAGAGACCTGGTCCTCCGGCCGCGCCCCGGCGTCGAACAACGCCCTCTGCGCCTACACACCGTCCCGCGGCGTGATCTCCGTCCGCGGGAACTGGCCGCTCGTTCCCACCATGGACGTAGTAGTTCCGCACACCCGCACCGTGGCGGACATGCTGGAGGTCCTGGACGTGGTGGTAGCCGACGACACCAACCCCCGCGGCGACTTCTGGCGCGTCCAGCCGTGGATCCCGGTACCCAAGGCATCAAGTGTCCGCCCGCCGTCGTATGTTTCCCTGGGCGTCCCTGACGCAGCCGCCGCGGCAGGCGTACTGGCAGGGAAGCGTTTGGGCGTGCCCCGGATGTACATCAACGCGGACCCGCAGGCCGGCACCGCCGACGCCCCGGGCATTGGTGGTCCCACAGGGCAGCGGATCGAAACCCGAGCGTCCATCATTGCGCTGTGGGAGGCGGCCCGCCGCGACCTGGAAGCGGCTGGTGCCGAGGTCATCGAGGTGGACTTCCCCGTGGTGTCCAACTACGAAGGGGACCGGCCGGGCGCACCCACCATCGCCACCCGAGGCCTGGTGTCCCCGGCATATTTGCGCCGGGAAATCGTTGACCTGTCAGCCTGGGCATGGAATGACTTCCTTGAGGCCAACGGTGATCCGCAGCTGAACCGCCTCGCAGACGTGGACGGCTCCGCGATCTTCCCCGCCCCGGACGGTGCATTGCCGGACCGCTACGACGGCTTCGACGACGACATCGCTGACTATCCCGCATGGATCCGGGAGCACGGCGTTCCGGACCTCGCCCACATTCCGCACCTGCCCACGGGCCTGGCCGGACTCGAAGAGACGCGCCGGGTGGACCTGGAGGCATGGATGGACCGGCTGGGCCTGGACGCGGTGGTGTTTCCCGCCGCTGCGGATGTGGCCCCGGCGGACGCTGACACGAACCCCGCTTCGGCGGACACGGCCTGGCGCAACGGCGTCTGGGTATCCAACGGCAACCTTGTCCCCCGGCACCTCGGCATTCCCACGGTCACCGTCCCGATGGGCCTGGCTACTGACATCGCCATGCCGGTGGGCCTGACCATCGCCGGCAAAGCCTACAGCGACACGGACCTGCTCCGGCTGGCCGCGGCCTTCGAAGCCACCGGGAACCGGCGCATGCCACCTCCCCGCACCACGCCT